The Anopheles maculipalpis chromosome 3RL, idAnoMacuDA_375_x, whole genome shotgun sequence genomic sequence ATTGTACGTTGAGCCAGTAGGCAGACATTACACAAGAATCATCacttttattagttttatgTGTACATTTTGCATTTGTATTCCATGTAAATTGATACCCTCGTCGATACACAAGTACATTAAGTATAAAACAGATTTAAACCAgtagaaaatttttagaattgttgacaatacggcggagagccgtcatactgaaatataaataaataaagaaaagtctTCAGGATGCAGAGGTGTCGAGATGAATTGTTGGAGTCATATCTGGAAAACTTTCAAGACTAAACAGGACAAATCCCGataaaattcaaatgttttttctcacattctttttttgtttgttctctaTTTGTGAACTGGCTTGCAAACCATTTCATCTCAGACTCCAGGATTCCAGATCCAATTGTAATCTTATCATTTTGTGTTGATTCGAATCCAGAAAAGAATCCTAAGATTATCGTTTAGTTTCGAAAAACTCTGAAATTATCCACTATTACTTTCCTTTATTGTGCAAGTACATTGTGCTTCTTAAGTTATCACAACCAACAAATGCAAACCGAACCTAGTATCCGTCATTCTCACACTCGACTGAATGTTCCACTGCACACGCTTTCTTAACGTCATCCCACCGATGTCCTTCCGGGCAGGTAAGCAACTCCACGCATCCCCAGCGACAACCGTAGTACTTGCTACAATCACGCGGATGTGCCCAATAGCTGGTCTCCTGCAGTCCAGTAATGATCGGGCAGTTGGGATGAATCTCCTGTTCCGGTTGAACGACGGCTGGTTTATCGCCCGATACTGCCGGAGAAGCGGCACCCGCGATAGAACAGTCCACATTTTGTGGATAGTCACACACGTTGATAGCGGTATTGAAGTGCAATCCGGCGGGACAAACAATCTCGAACGCGTTACCATGATCACACTGGTAGTACTTCGTACATTCCGTTTCGTGACGGAACATAACTGGATAGTATCCATTCTTGGCAGGACATTTGGGATGGTTGCGAATCATATGTTTCGATTCCTGACAGATGGCACAAGGAGGTGACGCACCACCGTGGCTACCTCCGCTGGAACCGGGAGAAGCAGTTGACGGATTCTGCACGGGACCGGAACAGTCCACATTGCGCGGATAATCGCAAACGTTTAGCCGTGTGTTGAAGTGCAGTCCCGCCGGACACTGGATCAGATAAGCCGTGCCATGATCACACTGGTAGAACTGCGAACAATCCTTGGCATTTCGGAACATCACCGGATAGTAACCGTTACTTCTTGGACAGTTTGCATGCCGGGGGATGGCTTGCTTAGCTTGTGCGCAGATATTGCACGACTTGTTTTGTCCGGAGCCGCTAGCTCTCGGGAACTCATAGTAATTATCGCTAGGCTGCACAACTCCAGCATCAACGCTAGTGCAGCGTACCCTTGTGGATGGCTCACAAACTTTGGTATCCTCGTTGAATGCTAGTCCCTCGGAGCACAAAAACTCGTAGGCCGTACCTCGGTTACACTCGTAGAACTTGCCGCAGTCGTTGTGATCGCGGAAGTATTTCGGAGGTCCGCTGCGTGAACCCGACTGAGCGCAGAGCGAATGAGACTGGATCTGGTGTCCGGAACGATAGCCACATTTGTTACACGATTCGCGAAGATCGGCACCGGACGTTAGGGTAGCTAACGCCAGCAGAAGTATTATGGACCAACCTGAGAAGAGACGAAGTATCATGAGAAAAGTCTTGTATCAGAGCTAAGCAAACAACAAGAATCACTCTTACCCGGCATCATCTTAGGATGTTCTGGACTAATGTTTGCTGGAGAATGTTTAGGTAGCAAGTGTTGTGTTTCGGAACAGGATCGTTTGTTATTTATACTGTGGTTCTTGTTACCGGTGCCACTTCCGACACGGTCAAGGTGACCTGTTTGCTTTGGTACTCTTAAAAGTTCGCTACCGGTATAGCACCTTCACGTGTGCGTTTAATATCGATTGCAGTCCTTTTGCAATCCGGGGCACGTGTTTCGGAGGGCTTTGATGCGCTAATCTCGCTCCTGTTGGCGGGGTCTAATAAAGGCCCATCTCCTGCCGGCGTGTGATGTGCTTTGGATTCAAGTGCCGGCCAGTTCATTCATATAAAAACTGCCACCGATCTGCTGGGAGCAATATAATTCGAAAGTCTGTATTAGAAACAGTTTATTCGGTCGTAGTCACACAGGAGCTCAGATCATGGATTGTAAGGACCCTTATTTCAAGCTTATTACCGTACAGTGACGAGTACAAATATTGATAGCCAATCCCTTTACATTAACAGCTGTATTGCCAGTACTTTTACTTCTGTCGTTGGGATGCATCCCTTCGCTTACGATGGCCAACAAGATGGAAAGCCGTGTTACTGCTCCAAACTGGCTATCGGTAGTACCCAACCACTGGATGTGCGCTGGCGAGAGTGCGCCCGTTTTCTTCGTCCACGACACGGATTGCACCCGGTACTACGAGTGTGTCTGCGAGGATGCGTACGAGTACGCTTGCGGGAAAGGATTACGCTTTAATGCTCAAACGTTGCGTTGCGATCAGTCGAGCCAGGTAGCTTGTCAGGGTGAACCGGCAGATCCATCCATTGCTCAACCCTCCGTTGGTGGGGATGATCCGGTTGAAGATTCGACCGCTGATCCACGCTGCCCATCGAAGGAAGTGAACAAATATTGGTCCGACGAGAGCAACTGTTCTAAGTACTATCAGTGTGTCCGTGGGCAGGTTGTGGAGTTGTCCTGTCCCGAATCGTTGGTGTGGGATAATGCAGCGAAGAAGTGTAATGCACCGAACCCGAACAAGTGTTGTGCGCCCGTACCAGCTGCACCAGTTTTGGAGGAGGAAGAATCTACCGGCCTGTGGGGTCGGATCACATCTTGGATGGGCTAAACATGAATTCGGTGTGatgcaataaaaacaagaCTAAGTAATTAAATCGTCAATACTTTaagggatttttgaaatgcgaCGGATAACGTTGGTGGTACGTTTCGTGTTTggaagcaaacaagaaaatacTACTTGAACCAGTTAAACATACActtgtcatttttttattatttgcttgcTCTTTATCCTCCTCCTGTGGTGAAGCTTATCTGCTTTACATTGTATGCAGTATAGTACTTGAGCGTGAGGACACTTTCTTGCAGCACAAACTGTATTAATCTTTTTAAACCACCACACAATTGGTTTGGTAGGCTGCACGCATAAACGATTACCGCACTGTTATCAGACTGTGGTAGATTATTTGCGTATTAGTTTCATTCTTCCGGCATATATTGCGAGGCTGTACAATTTAGCAAACAGAGCCATTCTTTTGTACACGAGTTTGAAtgttaaaaagcatatagagacatttttttatttattattccttTTCCAATTTCCAAATTCGTTCTTCGTTGCCCCTCGCGTCTGATAACCCACAACGAAATTGATATCAGACTGGAATTTTGACCTGTAAAATATTATTGGAAGACATTGAGGAATATCAAATTCGAGCAATAAAGTggtcaataaaaattaaaaaatagttATAAGTGTTAAGTTGAGAAGTTTAACGACAATTTCATGCTTTGCGATAATGAGTATGACATGTTTAGAATATGAACGATAAATACCATTTATAAACATTTGGGCAtatattttaatcatttattAGCGTTCTATCTagcaaaattttgaatttaaattaaattcaaaaaaagaaTACTGTTAGGGTTTAAACTTCCAAAAAAATCCTTATATTCTAAATAATCAACACATAACTACGAAAGTACTCAGCAGTATCCATCATAGCAATTTCGACTGGTTGTCCGATCGATCACCGATGTCCATACATTCGGTGCCGGTGGGATAATTGGGCAGGCGCATTGTGAGTTCGCAAAAACGTCACACCGCTTCTGCAGATCGTTCCAGTATAAACCTTCCGGACATTTGAAGTACTGTACGCAGTTTTCCTGGCAACCCATGTACTTGGAACAGTCGGTACTGTGTGGATAGTAGTTCGGCTGTGCGGAACCCGATGGTGGACAGTTTGGATTCGACGTTGTTGTGCCACCCGAACCGGACGGTGTGGTAGAAGTTGTTTCGGTGGTTGGGTCAGGATATGGTGTACTTGCTTCTTGCGTTGTCGTTGTTGGACTGTTCGTAGTTGTGGTAAATGTTGGAGCTTCCGTCACTGGTGGTGCacttgtagtagtagttgtaacTGGTGGatcatttgttgttgttgtaggtACTTGCGTCGTAGTAGCAGTACTCGTTGTAGTAGGTTCTTGTGTTGTGGTAACAGTCGTTGTCGCTGGTGGAGCATTTGTTGTAGTGGTAGTTACTGGAGGAGCAgttgttgtagtagtagtCAGTGGTGGAGCAACTGTTGTAGTAACTACTTGCGTTGTAGCAACAGTACTCGTTGTAGTAAATTCTTGCGTTGTGGTCACGGATGGACTACTCGTTGTTGTGGTAGGATTCGTTGGGGTAGGCGCTGTTTGACCATCACACTGTGCATTTGCAGGGAAATCGCAAACATTAATTTTGCTATTGAAATGCAATCCCGCCGGGCACTCAAATTCCCATGCATCCCTCCCTTTGCATTCGTAGAATCTGCTACAGTTCGTCGGATGCACAAAGTACACTGGGATGCCTGCCTGGGGATCGGTACAATTGGGATGGCTTGGAACTCTGTCGCCTGGTTCGGCCAGTATGCTGGCAACCAGAACAAATCCTAGTAGTACTGTATACTTCATTAGATTTGCTAAAggagaaagtaaaaataaaccacaatTGATCACTTTTCACCTTCTTCCACACACTTGATTAAGGGAAACAAACCTATCATGTTGTAGATCACTTTAACAATGTCACTATACACCCGATCACAGCGAACTGCGCACTGATACTGTAGCCGGTCGAAGAGAGCATAGATTTTTATAGTTCTATCGCCCCACACCGGTCATCAAATCTGTAACGATAGTATACCGTGTTCTCTCTATCTCGAGTGGCATGAACACATGCCATAAGTAATCAATGGTCAGGGTAATCTGGGTGAAGTTACTACCGCTTATCGACGGGGATTCCATCAGCACGACAAAAGGATATGCACTTCCCACTGAAACACGCAATGATATAATGTCGCATCTGTTCACACAAAAGATTTGTGAGTTTGGCCGGTTGCGTTACGCGTCCAGGGAACCTCGATGCGTCTTATCGTTTGCGTTCCTAATCGATTGATCAATTGACTTTGACCACTTGACGGTAGTAAACGAAAGACCTAAGTTTGTTAGGATAGTGAGCTATTGTTTTATGATGGTAGGATGAcggagattttttgtttctgctgaAGTGTCTGCAGCTAGGGAGTAACGTGATGCATCTAATCCTATTACGTTTCTGCCCATTCTGACATCACAAACGATTGTTGCAGTTCGTCATCCTCCATCTGTTCCGTTTCCGTTTAGGAATGTTTTGCACCATAACCTTCTCATCACAAGTACCTGCTTGTGTGTGATACATTGTGTGGTGTTGAAAAGCTTTACACGATTGCAAGATGAGTAAtagtattttctttcttctcccaTTCTTCCACAGATAAGTGACAACAAAATCGGCATTAAGCTGTGTATAAAGAAAGCATCTGATGCAATAGTACAACCAAAGAAACCGATCCGCAAGCGTGCCCGCAAACCGAAGAGCCTTAACGAGGATAGCTCGGACGAGACGTCACCGGAAAAGCGAAAACGGCCGATTGAGAAGCCACggaaaacgaacaacaacacCGAGAAGCGAAGTGCAGAGGAGGAGTACAAGCCACCGAAAGATCAGAGCGTTTGGGCGAACGGAATACCCGAATCGTTGTTGTATACGGTAAGGAACCGGATGAGCTAGACAACAAAGTATGATGTCTTTTAATACTTATTTTTTAACGACTATTCTAAACACGTGTAGATCTTCAAAAATGTCGTCCAGGACGAGGGCTGCTTACCTACGCTGATTCGCCTGTCGAGTGTTTGCTCGAGCTGGTACAAAATGTCACAGAACACATCACTCTGGCGTACCGTCGATCTTGGCACGTGGACAAAGGATCGGTTTAAAACAGAGCCCCGGCTAAAATGGTTTATCGAGAATCGGCTTAAGCAAGCGACCGAATTGGGATTGGGTAAGGGGTGACCGTTCACGGTTTACTGCGTGTTATTTTCAACATATCTTGTCCACTGTCTCATTCACAGCAAACTGGAAGGTAACGAATGTGCAATGCGTGCTGGACAAGCTACTGGAGGCGGCGCCCGGTCTGACCAGCATCACACTTTCTGGCTGGAAAGCGCTCTCCTCCGATAATTTGCTGTTTCTGGTACAAAACTTTAAACACCTGCACAGTCTCGATCTCAGCTCGATCAatgtaagatttttttctagAATGCTTCCGAAAAACTAGAATGGGCTTAGCAGCCGCTCATTTCTTTCCCCTCTTGCTTTGCATCTTCCCATTTCAGGCTGAAGTTAACGCCAATAAAACGGCCGTCGGCCAATCGTCCTTGTGCAATGCCATAACGGAAATAGGAAGCAGGCTTACTCATCTATATTTGGCCCACAATCGGCTCAGCGGTATTCCGCAAATTGTGAAAGCACTATCGGTAAGTGTGTCAAGTGTTTAGTTATCGTGTGTGTGCTCGCTGAAAGTATTTGAAGGCTTTTAAGATTGTCCCCTCGAGTACTTCTTATTATGTtgtatttgattgtttttgtacGCCCCCCCACTATTTTAGACACACTGTCCAAATCTTGTGCTACTGGATCTGTCCAACGTGAACACGGTTGCCATGTCGCACGGGATACTGCATATCGAGCAGCTGCAGCACGGCTGCCAGAAGCTGAAGGTACTCCGGATAACGAACTCACACATCAACCTTAGCACGGCATCGTTACAGGAGCAGGTACGTTTTCTTTCTGCCATACCCATTAAAGAGTTAAATGAGTTTATCGATGAATTATCCCTTTACTCGTCCCCCAGATGGAATCACCCGGTTTCCCCGAATTAGAAGAGCTTTCCGTCGCCTCACTCGCGGACGAAGCACGTCTCTTTAATGACGAGTTTCTGCAGCGCATCCTTAAAACCAGTACAAAGCTAACGCTACTAGACGTGCGTGGTTGTGCCCGGCTAACGCACG encodes the following:
- the LOC126563577 gene encoding F-box/LRR-repeat protein 6 yields the protein METLAETSLPAGLRRPEPSSLIPTSPDGEQSPQNSNPGSMLANIIGTSPGGSSSAHNLLEDHSQSSQDDSGSMVSPVPHPEPEETIENIEKELSESCVDTDSQPAMDTGHGKQNTSVSQRTSAEQGAAAAAASTSSPATSAVGGKGNANGKTSTVASGGSVSNGGSLPKVTPSGGKPMAMRNMDRKMSKPRRRPKRKEMVALYQSEISDNKIGIKLCIKKASDAIVQPKKPIRKRARKPKSLNEDSSDETSPEKRKRPIEKPRKTNNNTEKRSAEEEYKPPKDQSVWANGIPESLLYTIFKNVVQDEGCLPTLIRLSSVCSSWYKMSQNTSLWRTVDLGTWTKDRFKTEPRLKWFIENRLKQATELGLANWKVTNVQCVLDKLLEAAPGLTSITLSGWKALSSDNLLFLVQNFKHLHSLDLSSINAEVNANKTAVGQSSLCNAITEIGSRLTHLYLAHNRLSGIPQIVKALSTHCPNLVLLDLSNVNTVAMSHGILHIEQLQHGCQKLKVLRITNSHINLSTASLQEQMESPGFPELEELSVASLADEARLFNDEFLQRILKTSTKLTLLDVRGCARLTHDSLIRLPTWDLKHLFLSGCSINRDMGAGLELIASKWAHSLIEFDLAWASATKPLDDALKALADKGSESPLKYLNLCGSSVSLEAVKEVLANCPHINAINLASCRGLPRGVKRLLQGAQEIAELRENLGVTLKGAPSQSSSSPRDT